The following is a genomic window from Solanum lycopersicum chromosome 6, SLM_r2.1.
gaagaagatgtaGATCCTGAATATCTTGGTGCTCCAAGTAATATATTCTTAAACATTACTCGATTATTATTTCAACGAAAACATCCTGATTATGAAGTTCATCgaatatattttaacatatgTTACTATATATTACATCTATAGcttttgtgtttttgtttagTGTATGAATCAGAATTGGCACCTGAGCCGTTAAAGGAGGCAGCACGACAACATCCACGAGCAGATCCAGTGTTATCTGAGAAACATGTTACTCCTAGAAGCATCAAACGTAATCAGGCTTTTgaacacgataataataataataatacggAGAAATTACCTGATAGTCCAAGTAAAACCATAACAGAAACGGTTACAGAGAGATTGGCACCAGCTTATGCTGCAGTATCTGATGCAACACAAGCGTTTGCTTCTAAGATCTCAAATCTCACTCTATCGAACGCTGATAACCACGAATCGGATATCcaaaaaacaccaaaaaatgTTCACTTTGGTAATGTGAATAGACAAAATGTAGACCAAAATGCTACCGCTCTTACAAGTCCAGTGAAAAAATGGGACAAAGGTGTTTCAGTGAAAGAGTACTTTGCAGAAAAATTTGAGCCCGGTGAAGGCGAAAGATCACTTTCACAGATCATAACTGAGGCTATGAGCCCTAGGCATTCATCTTCCAGTGATATAGGTAACGTTAAATGTATCTCTTCAAAGAAATTAAAGTCTTATTTCGCGCATTTAaactctgttttttttttttttgcgtttGCTAATAGGGATAATGGAGAAAATGAAGGGGGCTGTAACTTCTTTTATTCAGCCTGAATTTTCCCCtaaatcatcaacaacaaaaagCATCAAATCAGCATCAACTTCCAATATTCCAGTTTCTACAAGTGACATAATGTCTCCTAAGAGTGTAATCGTCGCTTCGAATAATAATTTGCCTCAGGATAATCCCATTACTATGCCTCATAAGAGTCATTTATCTACTACTAATGACTCTGCATCAATATCACAAATTCCTGAGTTCCACAGTGCAAGATCATCACCACTCATTCCTATCACCTCCAGTACTCAACAAGGTAATTAATCattctaattaaaaatgattAGTTTACTAATTACTTA
Proteins encoded in this region:
- the LOC101249738 gene encoding uncharacterized protein, whose product is MAQLDKFSHSSRSTPKSNSTTFEQLLPGNERSWSTSSSPTAYYDHEEYTPTHGKKSVISKVKEKAKKLKHSLSGRKKMQENDVHDDTPSWGVALDDDDEEDVDPEYLGAPMYESELAPEPLKEAARQHPRADPVLSEKHVTPRSIKRNQAFEHDNNNNNTEKLPDSPSKTITETVTERLAPAYAAVSDATQAFASKISNLTLSNADNHESDIQKTPKNVHFGNVNRQNVDQNATALTSPVKKWDKGVSVKEYFAEKFEPGEGERSLSQIITEAMSPRHSSSSDIGIMEKMKGAVTSFIQPEFSPKSSTTKSIKSASTSNIPVSTSDIMSPKSVIVASNNNLPQDNPITMPHKSHLSTTNDSASISQIPEFHSARSSPLIPITSSTQQVIEEQNHERILQPN